The proteins below are encoded in one region of Alistipes indistinctus YIT 12060:
- a CDS encoding metallophosphoesterase family protein — protein MKRIGLLSDTHGTFDAPLRKFLAEVDEIWHAGDFGNIETADAIAAFKPLRGVYGNIDGGALRVVYPQWQQFDCEQVPVLITHIGGYPGHYQSGVETRLRALRPKIFISGHSHILKVIYDKKLDLLHLNPGAAGLSGFHQVRTALRFTVDGERIEELEVGEWKRNMGLY, from the coding sequence GTGAAACGAATCGGACTACTTTCAGATACACACGGTACTTTCGATGCCCCGTTACGCAAATTCCTGGCCGAAGTCGATGAAATCTGGCACGCCGGGGATTTCGGGAACATCGAAACGGCCGATGCGATTGCCGCGTTCAAGCCCTTGCGCGGGGTTTACGGCAATATCGACGGAGGAGCCCTGCGGGTGGTCTATCCGCAGTGGCAGCAGTTCGACTGCGAGCAGGTGCCGGTGCTGATCACACATATCGGAGGCTATCCCGGACACTATCAAAGCGGGGTAGAGACACGCCTGAGGGCTCTCCGGCCGAAGATTTTCATCAGTGGACATTCACACATTTTGAAAGTGATTTACGACAAGAAACTCGACCTGTTGCACCTCAATCCGGGGGCTGCGGGGCTGAGTGGTTTCCACCAGGTTAGGACCGCCCTGCGCTTTACCGTCGACGGGGAGCGCATCGAGGAGCTCGAGGTGGGGGAATGGAAGCGAAATATGGGTTTATACTAA